In Bactrocera neohumeralis isolate Rockhampton unplaced genomic scaffold, APGP_CSIRO_Bneo_wtdbg2-racon-allhic-juicebox.fasta_v2 cluster10, whole genome shotgun sequence, the genomic stretch tcgagctgtccgtctgtctgtatatgtatgaacgagtccctcagtttttaagatatcgtttttgcaaacatcattttctcttcaagaagctgctcatttgtcggaactgccgatatcggaccactataacatatagctaccatacaaactgaacgatcggaatcaaattcttgtatggaaaacttttgcatttgacaatgtatcttcacaaaagttggcacaggttattttctagggcaacaatgtaatctccgaagaaattgttcagatcagattactatggtatatagctgccatacaaactgaaagatcggaaaaaagttcttttatggaaaacttttgcatttgacaagatatattcacgaaatttggtatgagttattgctcatagaaataatgtaatatcttcCGTTCTAGAAGTTTTGCACTTGTTCACATGTAAGTTTAAACTATTTTATGTTATGAGATTAATTTTAGGAATTGTGTATATTTTAAGAGTTGCAAATTATTCTTTAACCAATATCTCttttttctcttatttcttTCGTCATATGTACGTTAATGAGATGGGAAAAGTAATGTTTTGACCGAATTGGtattgttatattttcactCATGATCGTTTTAAATATGAAAGATATCTACATATTTAGGGAGTTCACAAGTCGTACTATTTGTCGTATTTGGTCTATTGCGCTATTGTAATACAACAGttgtaaaagttttgtttttgtttcgcaagtaaaattttaatatcagaATACAACTCTGAAAGGTATGTTTGCCTTGCTATTTGTGGATGCTATTCGATCAGCTGTTTCTATTTACATTctgattttgttaatttgtctGCAGGCTAttagttaaaataattaaaaacaaaaatggaatCACCCCGAGATAATGACGTAAGTATTCTTGAATtagaagaaatatatgtaaacatgtatTACTAAATgacgttttttaatttcaggtcAAAGCCAAGCGTATCCGTTGCAACCCACCCCGTAGATGGGCGGCAGCAGAAAAGAAGTCTCTAATTGAGTTTCTGTTGGAAAATCGGCAACTTgaggtttgtttttatttcttgaaatattaaatttaataatttggaaACATCTATTTAACAGAAGCCGTCCGCTCAAGCTTACTATAAGCAGTTCTGCATGGCAAAAAATCTAACCATGGAGTGGAAGCTTGTGCGTTCTAAAGTGCGGAACATGAGAGTGAGCTACAACAAAGCGAAGACATGGGAAGGCTCGACGGGAGCAGGTAGCATGAGTGGCGAAACTATTAAAAGTGGGTATTTTAGATGTTTCAGTTGccaatttatttgaataacctatattttatttaaggtACTCTACTAAAAATGTGCACTTTTTTTTACGAGCTCGAAGACATTTTTGGGAGCAGAGTTAGTGAATGTGCCGCAATCGAAGATACGATGACCGCTGAGTATTTGGATTTTGAAGGTGCTGTAGAAACTCAGATAGCAGTACCGATTGAAGAACCGGAGAGCTCCCAAGGCCCAGATTGTGTGTTACATTTAAATGGTAACGAAAGTTCTGCCGAAATTAGTTGTACGCCAAGTACGAGCCGTAAGGGCATATACAGCAGAACGGGGGTTTCGGAAATAATGAAACTCCAAGCCGAAGTCATTAGTTTCAAGAAAGAAAAACTAGAAGCAGAATTGGCAGCAAGAGACAGGGAGTTAGTTATAAGGGAAAGAGAATTGGTgttaaaagaaaagaattttgatttgaaagaaAGGAATTTTAAAAGCGAAGAAAAGCTGAAAGTTCCTGAGCTCGAAATGAAAGAGCGATTAGCTATGGAAGAGCTTAagcttaaatataaacaattattttaacgTAACTTAAATGATTTAAGGTAATATAGTGGCGAGCACAAATGAGTATATGTATAGTGATTTTTCTTACAATATTCGCAATGCTTTTcatgataaattttttcataaattttttaaacgaattagttcaaaaagcatataaatcaaaatttcaaacattttacaacatttataaaaatcCAACAAACTCCCATATGaacttttaagaaatttttgagtAAGTTACAAATCCGTCAGCAAAAAATGATCTAAAATCAACGGAAATTTTAAGGCACTTGAAACTTGGCATAataatctaaaataaaatttgtaacttactcgaaaatttcttaaaagttCATATGGGAGTTTGTTGgatttttataaatgttgtaaaatgtttgaaattttgatttatatgctTTTTGAACTAAttcgtttgaaaaatttatgaaaaaatttgtcATGAAAAGCATTGCGAATATTGTAAGAAAAATCACTATACATATACTCATTTGTGCTCGCCACTGTAAtagagtttaatttaatttaatatattgaatttgattttgtttaaattaaaaaatgaatttcgttaacttatatttttatttatacattcaattaattaatgttACGCCTGAAGTGCcagaaaatagttttaagaAACAACCGAAAGCTCTGTAATAACGCTGCGATAGTCCGgagtttaaatatgtaaacattttaaatacataaggTGTTCGACATatctaaaacaacaaaatttaatgtaataattttttataaaagtatagCTCATTCTATAATATAAACCATACAAATAAAAGTTTCAAGCTTTTTAcgaaattcacaaatatttaattgtgtaatttatattatagaatgagctatattttaataaaaaaaatattgaaaataaattagtaaacGTAAGTTCCAAACAGTATTACAttgaattttggtgttttaGATATGACGAACACTTAGATATATacgattttataaaatatataaatgctgtaatttataaaataaatatttgtttacttttctataaaagctaaaaaacaaaagaaaacaaacaatcCGACAAAAGTACGTATGtgtacatctatatatatatatatatatatatatatatctaaccaaacaatttaaatgaaataaaatttgtctgATTTAGTGAAATTAAtcgtttattttttgtaacatttgAAAGCATAGCGTCATACCGAATTCTGTACAGGTAAAGTAGAGGGTAATACTAGTAggtaaagttaatttttttatttcaatgaatatttatataagtaaaaacGTTAAACAATAGGATGGTTTTGAATAAAGTTCAGTAGACTATGTCTAAGGTTTGTTGATGGTAATAAATTCACACTGGGTTCCACGCTGCTTTCATGATATTCGttgttgaaatttataaaaatgttgtgcAAAATACAACAGACCATTATCCACTCATTACACTCTCTCTTGTTTTGGATAGTGTGCAATCTGAACTTGAGTTCTtttagatttgaaaatttttcttccaAGGCcccaaaacaattttcaatacgTACGCGGTATTTGGAAaagtatttattgaaattttctctTTCTTCTCTGCTATATTCTGTACTATTTTGCCGAAACGGGGTTACTAAAAATGGCTTTAATGGATATGCACTATCTCCAGCTATCCATTGCGAGGTTGAAAAAAATCTATTGGGATGTTTTGAGAGGAAACATCCCGAGAACATTTTCGCATCATGAACACTTCCCGGCGAACCAAGTGTAAGTTGTCTTATGCGTAGCTGATGATCACAAATAACTTGAATTTTTGCAGAATATTGGCGCTTacgggaaaaaatatttcgtgatTCCTCACAGGTGCTTCGGCCAACTTAATTTCAGACC encodes the following:
- the LOC126765312 gene encoding uncharacterized protein LOC126765312 isoform X1 — encoded protein: MESPRDNDVKAKRIRCNPPRRWAAAEKKSLIEFLLENRQLEKPSAQAYYKQFCMAKNLTMEWKLVRSKVRNMRVSYNKAKTWEGSTGAGSMSGETIKSTLLKMCTFFYELEDIFGSRVSECAAIEDTMTAEYLDFEGAVETQIAVPIEEPESSQGPDCVLHLNGNESSAEISCTPSTSRKGIYSRTGVSEIMKLQAEVISFKKEKLEAELAARDRELVIRERELVLKEKNFDLKERNFKSEEKLKVPELEMKERLAMEELKLKYKQLF
- the LOC126765312 gene encoding uncharacterized protein LOC126765312 isoform X2; its protein translation is MESPRDNDVKAKRIRCNPPRRWAAAEKKSLIEFLLENRQLEPSAQAYYKQFCMAKNLTMEWKLVRSKVRNMRVSYNKAKTWEGSTGAGSMSGETIKSTLLKMCTFFYELEDIFGSRVSECAAIEDTMTAEYLDFEGAVETQIAVPIEEPESSQGPDCVLHLNGNESSAEISCTPSTSRKGIYSRTGVSEIMKLQAEVISFKKEKLEAELAARDRELVIRERELVLKEKNFDLKERNFKSEEKLKVPELEMKERLAMEELKLKYKQLF